The following are encoded together in the Desulfococcus multivorans genome:
- a CDS encoding 30S ribosomal protein S1, which produces MSDNFENDYTEDGEESFADMFASFDADAGEDLQVGDKVKAEIIAIGMDTVFVNTGAKIDGAVDKTELLDENGEFPYGIGDILELYVVAFDENEMRLSKAFSGIGSLNLLQDAFAGKVPVEGKVKAPCKGGFNVTIMGRRAFCPVSQIDTRYVENPEDYVGETFLFTITRLEENGRNIVISRRRLLEEEQEKAKKAFMETIGVGSILEGRVANMMPYGAFVELFPGVEGMIHVSELGWSRVDTPEAVLKKGDPVTVKVIGMEEGKKKGQVKIALSIKQISGDPWETEAPGFKAGDRIQGRVTRLMGFGAFVEIAPGIEGLVHISEMSYTRRVTRPDDVVASGETVDVVIKDVDLENRRISLSIRDAQGDPWADIDEKYTPGRQAEGTVEKKEKFGYFVNIAPGVTGLMPRSKISQSAKAAEIDRLKVGDPISVVIEEVQPDTRRLTLAPVGGEGTGEWKTYAKPQAAALGTLGEKLKEAMKSQKK; this is translated from the coding sequence ATGTCAGACAATTTTGAAAATGATTACACCGAAGACGGAGAAGAAAGCTTTGCCGACATGTTTGCATCCTTCGACGCCGACGCCGGAGAGGACCTTCAGGTGGGCGACAAGGTGAAAGCGGAGATCATCGCCATCGGCATGGACACCGTATTCGTCAATACCGGCGCCAAAATCGACGGCGCCGTGGACAAAACCGAGCTTCTCGATGAAAACGGCGAGTTCCCTTACGGCATCGGCGACATTCTGGAGCTTTACGTGGTCGCTTTCGATGAAAACGAAATGCGCCTCTCCAAGGCCTTTTCCGGCATCGGGAGCCTGAACCTTCTTCAGGATGCCTTCGCGGGAAAGGTCCCGGTGGAGGGTAAGGTGAAGGCGCCGTGCAAGGGCGGTTTCAACGTGACGATCATGGGACGCCGCGCGTTTTGTCCCGTCAGCCAGATCGACACCCGATATGTCGAAAACCCCGAGGATTATGTTGGAGAGACATTCCTCTTTACCATCACCCGCCTCGAGGAGAACGGCAGAAATATCGTGATTTCCAGGCGGCGGCTTCTCGAGGAGGAGCAGGAGAAAGCCAAAAAGGCCTTTATGGAGACCATCGGCGTGGGCAGCATCCTGGAGGGCCGCGTGGCCAACATGATGCCCTACGGCGCTTTCGTCGAGCTTTTCCCCGGCGTGGAAGGGATGATTCACGTCTCGGAATTGGGGTGGTCCCGCGTCGACACCCCTGAGGCGGTGCTCAAAAAAGGGGATCCGGTCACCGTCAAGGTCATCGGCATGGAGGAAGGCAAGAAGAAGGGTCAGGTCAAGATCGCGCTTTCCATCAAACAGATTTCAGGCGACCCCTGGGAAACCGAAGCCCCCGGGTTCAAGGCCGGCGACAGGATCCAGGGTCGGGTCACCCGGCTCATGGGGTTCGGGGCCTTCGTGGAGATCGCCCCCGGTATAGAAGGCCTGGTCCATATCAGCGAGATGAGCTACACCCGTCGCGTGACGCGCCCCGACGACGTGGTCGCCTCCGGGGAGACCGTCGACGTCGTGATCAAGGACGTCGATCTGGAAAACCGGCGGATATCCCTCTCCATCCGGGACGCCCAAGGGGATCCGTGGGCGGACATCGACGAAAAATATACTCCGGGGCGGCAGGCCGAGGGCACCGTGGAGAAAAAGGAAAAATTCGGATACTTCGTCAACATCGCCCCCGGCGTGACGGGCCTCATGCCCCGCTCCAAAATCAGCCAGTCCGCCAAGGCCGCGGAGATCGACCGCCTGAAGGTGGGAGATCCCATCAGCGTCGTCATCGAGGAGGTCCAGCCGGATACGCGACGGCTCACCCTGGCGCCCGTGGGCGGCGAGGGCACGGGGGAGTGGAAAACCTACGCGAAGCCCCAGGCCGCTGCCCTGGGCACCCTCGGCGAAAAACTGAAGGAAGCCATGAAATCCCAAAAAAAATGA
- a CDS encoding Dabb family protein, whose protein sequence is MIRHLVFLKFKTDVAQGAIAEIEAGLAALPGVIPEIRYYDFGRDVMRSPRSYDFALVSLFDDLDALKRYSEHPSHQAVLQKILAATEQIAAVDFETDTA, encoded by the coding sequence ATGATCCGGCATCTGGTTTTTTTGAAATTCAAAACGGACGTCGCCCAAGGGGCGATTGCGGAAATCGAGGCGGGGCTGGCGGCCCTGCCGGGTGTGATTCCAGAGATCCGGTATTACGATTTCGGCCGGGACGTGATGCGCTCGCCCCGGTCCTACGATTTTGCCCTGGTATCGCTTTTCGATGATCTCGACGCGCTGAAACGGTATTCCGAACATCCGAGCCATCAGGCCGTCCTCCAGAAAATTCTGGCGGCGACGGAACAGATCGCGGCCGTCGATTTCGAAACCGACACGGCTTAG
- a CDS encoding MATE family efflux transporter — MQPSNHRRKTRRDPVPPTVIPDPAAPDRRRRSNDLTTAPIPQLIRRITIPVSIGLFFNTMYNVVDTYFGGLISTTALAAMSLSLPVFFIIISIGSGIATGATALIGNALGGENPGTARRFAFQGIAFGVLISVALAFIGKASAPLLFRLLGADEAYLSICLTYMDILFNGTVFFILIQMLNAVLNAVGNTRIYRNFLIAGFFLNVLLDPWFIFGGWGVPAMGVAGIALATVLVQVTGCVYLGIHVRRTGLLDGGTIRELLPRAAPFAEIARHGFPAGLNILTIAIGVFVITYFISGFGQTAVAAYGVGMRVEQILLLPAIGLNTATLTLIAQNHGARRFDRIRETLRKCLTYGTVTASCGGITLFLLAERFMTLFSKDPDVVAVGTTYLKIEALVLTAYVILFVCVAALQGIKQPMFAVVIGLFRQIVAPFAVFYTLTRIQDVGLLGIWWGICAITWTAAAIAFVYARRRIDAIMPE, encoded by the coding sequence GTGCAACCATCGAACCACCGGAGGAAGACGCGGCGGGACCCCGTCCCGCCGACCGTCATTCCGGATCCCGCCGCCCCGGACAGAAGACGCCGTTCCAACGACCTCACCACCGCTCCGATCCCGCAGCTGATTCGAAGGATTACGATTCCGGTCAGCATCGGCCTTTTTTTCAACACCATGTACAATGTGGTGGACACCTATTTCGGAGGCCTCATCTCGACGACGGCCCTCGCGGCCATGTCCCTTTCCCTGCCGGTCTTCTTCATCATCATCTCCATCGGCAGCGGCATCGCCACCGGCGCCACGGCCCTTATCGGCAACGCCCTGGGCGGGGAGAACCCCGGGACGGCCCGCCGCTTCGCCTTTCAGGGCATCGCCTTCGGCGTCCTTATCTCCGTCGCCCTGGCGTTTATCGGAAAGGCCTCGGCCCCGCTTCTCTTTCGGCTCCTGGGGGCCGACGAGGCCTATCTGTCCATCTGTCTCACCTACATGGACATCCTGTTCAACGGGACGGTCTTCTTCATCCTCATCCAGATGCTGAACGCCGTTTTGAACGCCGTGGGCAACACCCGGATCTACCGCAACTTCCTCATCGCCGGGTTCTTCCTGAACGTACTCCTGGACCCGTGGTTCATTTTCGGGGGTTGGGGCGTGCCGGCCATGGGGGTCGCCGGCATTGCCCTGGCCACCGTGCTGGTTCAGGTGACGGGGTGCGTCTATCTGGGGATTCACGTCCGCCGGACCGGACTTCTGGACGGCGGCACCATTCGGGAGCTACTGCCCCGGGCCGCGCCTTTCGCCGAAATCGCCCGCCATGGATTTCCGGCCGGCCTCAACATCCTGACCATCGCCATAGGAGTCTTCGTCATCACCTATTTTATCAGCGGTTTCGGGCAGACGGCGGTGGCCGCCTACGGAGTGGGCATGCGCGTGGAACAGATCCTTCTTCTGCCCGCCATCGGCCTCAATACCGCCACCCTCACCCTCATCGCCCAGAATCACGGTGCACGCCGATTCGACCGTATCCGGGAGACCCTCCGGAAATGTCTGACCTACGGCACGGTCACGGCATCCTGCGGCGGCATCACCCTCTTTCTCCTGGCGGAACGGTTCATGACGCTGTTTTCGAAAGACCCCGACGTCGTCGCCGTCGGCACGACCTACCTGAAAATCGAGGCACTGGTCCTCACGGCCTACGTGATCCTCTTCGTCTGCGTCGCGGCCCTGCAGGGGATCAAACAGCCCATGTTCGCGGTGGTTATCGGGCTGTTCCGTCAGATCGTCGCCCCATTTGCCGTGTTTTATACTCTCACCCGCATCCAGGACGTCGGCCTTTTGGGCATATGGTGGGGCATCTGCGCCATTACCTGGACCGCCGCCGCCATCGCCTTTGTCTACGCCCGACGCCGTATCGACGCCATCATGCCGGAATAA
- the leuB gene encoding 3-isopropylmalate dehydrogenase encodes MKKIAVLPGDGIGPEVMKAALKVLGAVEKKFGLELVYEEADVGGCAIDRHGSALPAATLALCEAADAVLFGSVGGPKWETLPPERQPERAALLPLRKHFNLFCNLRPARVFPSLASGSPLRPDIVGKGFDIMCVRELTSGIYFGTPRGREGKGPDERAYDTKSYTRREIERIARKAFEIARVRKRKVTSVDKANVLESMVFWREVVTDVAREYPDVALNHIYIDNAAMQLIRDPHQFDVLLCGNMFGDIISDECAMLTGSMGLLASASLNESRFGLYEPAGGSAPDIAGRGVANPVAQILSTAMMLKYSLGEETAAAAVEKAVADTLDAGIRTRDIAGEQTTAVGTDAFGDAVIERL; translated from the coding sequence ATGAAAAAAATAGCCGTTTTGCCCGGAGACGGAATCGGTCCGGAAGTGATGAAGGCGGCCCTCAAGGTTCTCGGCGCGGTCGAGAAGAAGTTCGGGCTGGAGCTGGTCTATGAAGAAGCCGACGTGGGCGGGTGCGCCATCGACCGGCACGGCAGCGCCCTCCCGGCGGCCACCCTCGCCCTCTGCGAGGCCGCCGACGCCGTCCTCTTCGGTTCCGTCGGCGGTCCGAAATGGGAGACGCTGCCGCCGGAAAGGCAGCCTGAAAGAGCCGCCCTCCTGCCCCTGCGAAAGCATTTCAACCTCTTCTGCAATCTCCGTCCGGCCCGGGTTTTTCCCTCCCTGGCGTCGGGCTCTCCCCTCAGGCCCGACATCGTGGGAAAAGGGTTCGATATCATGTGCGTTCGGGAACTCACCTCGGGCATCTATTTCGGTACGCCCAGGGGACGGGAGGGAAAAGGTCCGGATGAGCGGGCCTACGATACGAAATCCTACACCCGGCGGGAGATCGAGCGCATCGCCCGGAAGGCCTTCGAGATTGCGCGGGTGCGGAAACGAAAGGTGACCTCGGTGGACAAGGCCAACGTGCTCGAGTCCATGGTCTTCTGGCGGGAGGTGGTGACGGACGTGGCCCGGGAATATCCGGACGTGGCCCTGAACCATATCTACATCGACAACGCCGCCATGCAGCTGATCCGGGACCCCCATCAGTTCGACGTCCTGCTCTGCGGCAACATGTTCGGCGACATCATCTCCGATGAGTGTGCCATGCTGACGGGTTCCATGGGCCTTCTGGCTTCGGCGAGCCTCAACGAGTCCCGCTTCGGTCTTTACGAGCCCGCCGGCGGATCGGCTCCCGACATCGCCGGCCGGGGTGTCGCCAACCCCGTGGCCCAGATTCTGTCGACCGCCATGATGCTGAAATACAGCCTGGGCGAAGAAACCGCAGCGGCCGCCGTCGAAAAGGCCGTGGCCGACACCCTCGATGCCGGTATCCGGACCCGGGATATCGCGGGGGAACAAACGACTGCCGTCGGCACCGATGCCTTTGGAGACGCCGTGATCGAACGGCTGTGA
- a CDS encoding DUF6785 family protein: MSAHQHDHETIRLRALILGIVLATAMCALTPYNNAYKQATPLGGGHFPLAPFFILVWLTVLTALAGRVFKRALFTGKELVIVWMLMFLVSGIAYTGLVRTFFINLTAPYHFATVGNAWKEVLHPILPRAWYPNDAEAVERLYNGLPDGRRMGWWTLVTHIPWRAWIGPLMVWGGFILLCYGVMICLVNLFSRQWIYNERMNFPLLRVPQLLADALDQGRTGAFFGNRFLAAGLFVPIFLHTVNGLNFYFPEVPQIPTLILAGPYFPQYGLFSGFHKLKIYIYPAFIGFAFLTTRQISFSFWFFFIAGGLIMGLLAVLGYNIPDAALGVTFGPTLTRPEETQMIGAYGVFFLFILWLSRYHLREIFQTAVGRRPAPTPVTEWFSIRTAFWGSVAGISGIILWCWIFRMPFMVSVLVVGAFFMVMLVASRVICQGGIAYFTLTVAPIDGLLALFGPKFFTQVGLLGSAVMQKVLFVDLRESLMPSLVHSSSLTQRTTNRRTIFLAMLITLLLAVTVSFVAMLALCYKFGARELQMDWTVQTTTTVYANVQRLIEAPPQNTDWVRLFAAAGAVVMLVLVLCYHRFPWWPIHPIGYLTTYSSAMRILWVSFFIGWLANSLCMRYGGVALFKQLRYFFIGLIIGDFLMGGTWAVIGLFGDASYQVLPD; this comes from the coding sequence ATGAGCGCCCATCAACACGACCACGAGACGATCCGGCTTCGAGCCCTTATCCTGGGAATTGTCCTGGCGACGGCGATGTGTGCCCTGACCCCTTACAACAATGCCTACAAACAGGCCACTCCGCTGGGCGGCGGCCACTTTCCCCTGGCACCCTTCTTTATTCTGGTCTGGCTCACAGTGCTCACCGCCCTTGCGGGGAGGGTCTTCAAACGCGCCTTATTCACGGGAAAGGAGCTCGTGATCGTCTGGATGCTCATGTTTCTGGTGTCGGGCATCGCCTACACCGGCCTGGTCCGGACCTTTTTCATCAACCTCACCGCCCCCTACCATTTCGCCACCGTGGGCAACGCCTGGAAGGAGGTGCTCCATCCGATCCTTCCCCGGGCCTGGTACCCCAACGATGCCGAAGCCGTCGAGCGTCTCTACAACGGGCTCCCCGACGGTCGCCGGATGGGATGGTGGACCCTGGTCACCCACATCCCCTGGCGCGCCTGGATCGGCCCCCTCATGGTCTGGGGAGGATTCATCCTGCTCTGCTACGGCGTCATGATCTGCCTGGTCAATCTCTTCAGCCGCCAGTGGATCTACAACGAACGGATGAACTTCCCCCTCCTCCGGGTCCCCCAATTGCTGGCGGACGCCCTGGACCAGGGCCGGACGGGAGCGTTCTTCGGGAACCGTTTTCTCGCGGCCGGCCTCTTCGTTCCCATTTTTCTCCACACCGTCAACGGGCTCAATTTCTACTTCCCGGAGGTGCCCCAGATCCCAACCCTCATCCTGGCAGGGCCCTATTTTCCGCAGTACGGCCTCTTTTCGGGATTTCACAAGCTGAAAATCTACATCTACCCGGCCTTCATCGGCTTCGCGTTTCTCACGACCCGACAGATCTCCTTCTCGTTCTGGTTCTTTTTCATTGCAGGCGGCCTCATCATGGGGCTCCTGGCCGTCCTGGGCTACAACATCCCCGATGCGGCCCTGGGCGTCACCTTCGGTCCGACCCTCACCCGACCCGAGGAGACCCAGATGATCGGCGCCTACGGGGTTTTCTTTCTTTTCATTTTATGGCTGTCGCGGTACCACCTGCGGGAAATTTTCCAGACGGCCGTCGGCCGGCGCCCGGCACCGACGCCGGTAACGGAATGGTTCTCCATCCGGACCGCTTTCTGGGGGAGCGTCGCCGGCATCTCGGGCATCATTCTCTGGTGTTGGATTTTCAGGATGCCCTTCATGGTGTCGGTTCTGGTCGTCGGGGCCTTTTTCATGGTCATGCTGGTGGCCAGTCGCGTCATCTGCCAGGGAGGCATCGCCTACTTCACCCTCACCGTCGCCCCCATCGACGGCCTCCTGGCACTGTTCGGCCCCAAATTTTTCACTCAGGTCGGTCTCCTGGGATCGGCGGTGATGCAGAAGGTCCTTTTCGTGGATCTTCGGGAGTCCCTTATGCCGTCCCTGGTCCATTCGAGCAGTCTGACCCAACGGACGACCAACCGCCGGACGATCTTTCTGGCCATGCTGATCACCCTCCTGCTGGCCGTCACGGTTTCCTTTGTGGCCATGCTGGCCCTGTGTTATAAATTCGGCGCACGGGAGTTGCAGATGGACTGGACCGTTCAGACCACCACCACCGTCTACGCCAACGTCCAGCGGCTCATCGAAGCGCCGCCTCAAAACACCGACTGGGTGCGTCTCTTCGCGGCCGCTGGAGCCGTCGTCATGCTGGTTCTGGTGCTCTGCTATCACCGGTTCCCCTGGTGGCCGATCCACCCCATCGGATACCTGACCACCTACAGCTCGGCCATGCGAATCCTCTGGGTCAGCTTTTTTATCGGGTGGCTGGCCAACAGCCTCTGCATGCGGTACGGGGGGGTGGCGCTGTTCAAACAGCTGCGATACTTTTTTATCGGCCTCATCATCGGCGACTTTCTGATGGGCGGCACCTGGGCGGTGATCGGCCTTTTCGGCGATGCGAGTTATCAGGTGCTGCCCGACTGA
- a CDS encoding oligopeptide transporter OPT superfamily protein, with amino-acid sequence MYEDKELQEYRDLLPQPTHFEEGFDWKTIVGAVFIGFLMMPGSMYLQLVIGTGIGPAARWVTIILFAEIAKRSYTELKQQEIFLLYYMAGAALASPFQGLLWNQYLVQSDAARMLGLTEFIPTWVAPPGDAASMVERTFFHRDWLIPILLLVGSQIIQRVDHFGLGYALYRITSDVEKLPFPMAPVGALGTMALAESTEDKQRSWKWRVFSIGGVIGLAFGAVYVLLPTVSGLLFTESIRLIPIPWVELTRHTEEILPAVATGIQLDLGLIFIGMVLPFWAVIGGLVGLLITVIANPFLYEYGILTRWHPGMGTVDTVFANNFDFYMSFGIGLGLSIAFVGIWHVVKSFGKTDGRGSFRNLFHPPPGRGDFNFWISIAIYVFSTTAYVLLCVWLVPNFPWIFFIVYGFLYTPVVSYITARMEGIAGQFISLPLVREASFIAGAKYFGYQGIEIWYAPIPIHNYGKTTVDFREIELTGTSIRGIIKAEIVVFPVVMIASLLFSQFIWQLAPIPSSSYPYAQELWHLQALNTLLMQTSTLEGNSAFFQALSVVYVLTGMGFGVVTYMILAFFGLPVMLVYGVVRGLGQSTPHGMILEVLGAFLGRFFFLKRYGAMWRQYAPVLLAGFSCGMGLMGMFAMGFTLILKSLGRLAY; translated from the coding sequence ATGTACGAAGACAAGGAACTTCAGGAATACCGGGATCTGCTGCCTCAGCCGACCCATTTCGAAGAGGGGTTCGACTGGAAGACCATCGTGGGTGCCGTTTTTATCGGCTTTCTCATGATGCCGGGAAGCATGTACCTGCAGCTCGTCATCGGCACGGGCATCGGGCCGGCGGCCCGCTGGGTGACCATCATCCTGTTTGCCGAAATCGCCAAGCGCTCCTACACCGAGCTGAAGCAGCAGGAAATCTTCCTGCTGTATTACATGGCCGGGGCGGCCCTCGCCTCCCCTTTCCAGGGCCTTCTGTGGAACCAATACCTCGTCCAGTCCGACGCCGCCCGGATGTTGGGGCTCACGGAGTTCATTCCGACATGGGTGGCCCCGCCTGGGGACGCCGCGTCCATGGTGGAGCGGACCTTTTTCCATCGGGACTGGCTGATCCCCATCCTCCTGCTGGTGGGCTCCCAGATCATTCAGCGCGTCGACCATTTCGGTCTCGGCTACGCCCTCTACCGGATCACCTCCGACGTGGAAAAGCTGCCCTTCCCCATGGCCCCCGTCGGCGCCCTGGGCACCATGGCCCTGGCCGAATCCACCGAAGACAAACAAAGAAGCTGGAAATGGCGGGTCTTTTCCATCGGGGGCGTCATCGGACTGGCCTTCGGCGCCGTCTATGTCCTGCTTCCCACGGTGTCGGGGCTCCTCTTCACCGAATCGATCCGTCTCATCCCCATCCCCTGGGTGGAGCTGACCCGGCATACCGAGGAAATCCTGCCGGCCGTGGCCACCGGCATCCAGCTCGACCTCGGCCTGATCTTCATCGGCATGGTTCTGCCTTTCTGGGCCGTCATCGGCGGTCTGGTGGGCCTTCTCATTACGGTAATCGCCAACCCCTTTCTTTATGAATACGGGATCCTGACGCGCTGGCACCCCGGGATGGGAACCGTCGATACGGTCTTTGCCAACAACTTCGACTTCTACATGAGCTTCGGCATCGGTCTGGGTCTCTCCATCGCCTTCGTGGGCATCTGGCATGTCGTCAAATCCTTTGGAAAGACCGACGGACGCGGCAGCTTCAGGAATCTTTTTCACCCGCCGCCGGGCCGGGGCGACTTCAATTTCTGGATCTCCATCGCCATCTATGTCTTCTCCACCACGGCCTACGTGCTGCTCTGCGTGTGGCTGGTGCCCAATTTCCCCTGGATCTTCTTCATTGTCTATGGATTTCTCTACACGCCCGTGGTCTCGTATATCACGGCGCGGATGGAAGGCATCGCAGGGCAATTCATCAGCCTCCCCCTGGTCAGGGAGGCCTCCTTCATCGCCGGGGCCAAGTATTTCGGCTATCAGGGCATCGAAATCTGGTACGCCCCCATCCCCATCCACAATTACGGCAAGACCACCGTGGATTTCCGGGAGATCGAGCTGACGGGCACCAGCATTCGGGGCATCATCAAAGCCGAGATCGTGGTATTCCCGGTGGTGATGATCGCAAGCCTCCTCTTTTCGCAGTTCATCTGGCAGCTCGCCCCCATCCCGTCCAGCAGCTACCCTTACGCCCAGGAACTCTGGCACCTTCAGGCCCTCAACACACTCCTGATGCAGACATCCACCCTCGAGGGCAACTCGGCGTTCTTCCAGGCCCTGAGCGTCGTCTACGTTCTGACGGGGATGGGATTCGGCGTCGTCACCTATATGATCCTGGCCTTTTTCGGCCTGCCGGTAATGCTGGTATACGGGGTGGTGCGGGGTCTGGGACAGAGTACGCCCCACGGCATGATCCTCGAAGTCCTCGGGGCCTTTCTGGGAAGATTCTTCTTCCTGAAACGTTACGGGGCCATGTGGCGCCAGTATGCCCCGGTCCTTCTGGCGGGGTTTTCCTGCGGCATGGGACTGATGGGAATGTTCGCCATGGGATTCACGCTGATCCTCAAATCTCTGGGACGCCTGGCCTACTGA
- a CDS encoding PQQ-binding-like beta-propeller repeat protein: MIHMLARIIAGVALTTAGFLGTPDAAAVEGDILWQFQRGIRIEASPVICGTGIVCIGSDDDRVYAVDADGVEIWQFATQGDIVASPAVGADGTLYAGSTDGSLYALDRDGRLKWRYETGSAIFAGPAIAPDGVVILGTDDAAIHAVEDNGTEAVLRWRLRIQGPVRSSPAVNAAGTLYVGSDDDHLYAVTADGTVKWRFPTGGDVRSSPAVGPDDTVYVGSDDGHLYALTDAEGEGRLKWRFETGGPVQSSPVIDNDGRVVVGSDDGVLYALRDEETRGVPEWTFQTFGPVRSTPVVGADEGIYVGSLDGILYGLGADGIERWSVRLGEMRASPVIAANGALYVGTQASFSTGVFQNGRLFAVETGTEGILHGAPWPMFRHDVRHTGRNTPNQPPLADAGGDRNVDGDGQVTLDGSQSTDPDYGIAAFSWRQTGGEPVTLTGETDVRMRFVAPDIDTTTPLTFELTVTDNGGLTDTDTASVSVRKEADDFCFIRSAAAGFLPYIH, translated from the coding sequence ATGATACACATGCTGGCGCGCATCATCGCCGGGGTCGCCCTGACGACGGCCGGATTTCTCGGAACCCCTGACGCCGCAGCCGTCGAAGGCGATATTCTGTGGCAGTTCCAGCGGGGAATCCGCATCGAGGCCTCACCGGTGATCTGCGGAACGGGAATCGTCTGCATCGGATCGGACGACGATCGGGTCTATGCCGTCGATGCGGACGGTGTGGAAATATGGCAGTTCGCGACCCAGGGCGACATCGTCGCCTCTCCGGCGGTGGGGGCCGACGGCACCCTCTACGCCGGCTCGACGGACGGATCCCTCTATGCCCTTGACAGGGACGGAAGGCTGAAATGGCGGTATGAAACCGGCAGCGCCATTTTTGCCGGCCCTGCCATCGCCCCCGACGGCGTCGTCATCCTGGGAACCGACGACGCCGCAATCCACGCCGTCGAAGACAACGGCACCGAAGCGGTGCTGCGTTGGCGTCTCCGGATCCAGGGCCCGGTCCGATCGTCGCCGGCGGTGAATGCGGCCGGCACCCTGTACGTGGGGTCCGACGACGACCATCTCTATGCCGTCACCGCCGACGGGACCGTGAAATGGCGATTCCCAACCGGCGGCGATGTCCGCTCTTCGCCTGCCGTCGGCCCCGACGACACCGTATACGTGGGCTCCGACGACGGTCATCTTTACGCCCTTACCGACGCCGAAGGGGAAGGCCGCCTGAAATGGCGCTTCGAGACCGGGGGACCGGTGCAGTCCTCGCCGGTCATCGACAATGACGGCCGGGTGGTTGTGGGGTCCGACGACGGCGTTCTTTATGCGCTTAGAGACGAGGAGACCCGGGGGGTTCCGGAGTGGACGTTCCAGACCTTCGGCCCCGTTCGGTCGACGCCGGTCGTGGGGGCCGACGAAGGGATCTATGTGGGTTCTCTCGACGGCATCCTTTACGGGCTCGGTGCGGACGGCATCGAACGCTGGTCGGTGCGGCTGGGTGAAATGCGCGCCTCACCGGTTATCGCCGCAAACGGAGCCCTCTATGTCGGCACCCAGGCGTCCTTCAGCACCGGCGTGTTTCAGAACGGTCGCCTCTTCGCCGTCGAAACCGGCACCGAGGGCATCCTTCACGGCGCCCCCTGGCCGATGTTCCGCCACGATGTCCGCCACACCGGCCGCAATACCCCCAATCAGCCGCCTCTGGCCGACGCCGGCGGCGACCGGAACGTTGACGGCGACGGGCAGGTCACCCTGGACGGGTCCCAGTCAACGGATCCGGATTACGGCATCGCCGCCTTCAGCTGGCGCCAGACCGGAGGCGAACCGGTGACCCTCACCGGCGAAACCGACGTCCGGATGCGTTTTGTCGCCCCCGACATCGATACGACGACCCCCCTGACCTTCGAACTCACCGTTACGGACAACGGCGGACTCACGGACACGGACACGGCATCGGTCTCCGTCAGAAAAGAGGCGGACGATTTCTGCTTCATCCGGTCGGCGGCGGCAGGATTTTTACCATATATTCATTGA